The genomic region AGAACTCATAGGGTCATCAAATACCATAACCCTAATACTCCCAGGTACTTCTCTTTCAATATCCTTAAATTGCTCAATGAAATATAAAAATGCAATTATATTTTTTTCGCCAGTAGATAATTCCTTAACACTACGATACTTAGATGATCTTAAACATTTCACCCTATAAAAGGCCCTCTCTTTCTGTTCATTCTCATTATAAAGAGAAAGTTCAAATGATACAAATGTTCTTAATTTCTTATTTATATTATTAACTGCCTTTTCTACATTTTTCATTCTATTTTTTAAATTTATAATATCTTTTTTAAAATTATCTATTTCCCCCATAAGTTTTTTACGTGCTTCTTCTTTATTAAAATAATCTTCTTCTACATTTTTTTTATGATATTCTAAATTATTCATTTTTTCAATTTCAACACCATATTTAAAACCATCAAGATATTTTTTGATTTCATTATATCTTATTTTTTCTCTTGCTTCTTTTTTTATTTTTAATAAATCATTTGAATTATGTTCTCTAACTAACTTATTATATTCTGCAATATAATCCGATAATTTTTTATCTTCATTTAATAATTCAGGTAAATCCAATTCAATTTCATCAAAAAGTTCACTTCTCTTTTTTTTCAATTTCTGAATATATTTTTCTAACAAGTTAATATAATATAATTTCTTTTCATTTATTTTCTTATCTATTTCTTGGACTCTTTTATTTTTATCGGTATATAAATTATTTAAATCAATATTAATTGATTCTAGTATTTTTTTATATCCTTCTAATTCCTTACATTTATCCTCTATCTTATTTTCAAATTGTTTTATTTCTGTTCCAGAAAAATAATTTTCCAATTCATTTAATATATCCGCTGTTATTATACTTCCACAAAATCCACATTTTTCACCGACCTTATGGATGTCAAGTCCATACTTAGCAAAATTAGACTTCTTAGGATCGTTATTTAATTTACTAATAATTTTTTGGGGTTTGACTCTATCTTTTAAAATTTGCTCTACCTCATTTGATATCTGAATAATATTTATAGGTGTTTCGTATATCTCATTAAGATTTTTTTTCTCTAATTTTAAAATATTATTAAACTTATCAATTTCATATTCAGATAATAGACAATTATTTCCCATATTTTTAATATCATTTTTTATATCATTAATATCATATTTATTTCCTTCATGTATTTTATAGCTGCAACCTTTTATTTCACTTGCAAAACGTTTTAAAGCATTATCTATATATATTTTTTGTTTTTTAAATTCAGCTATCCTTTCTTCTTTCATACTAAATAAATTTTTCTCATTATTTAAAGGATTGTTTATCTTTTTATTAATTTCTTCAATCTTTTTTTGATTTTCTAGAATTAATGACTCTTTTTTTTCAATTTCTTTATTTATTTTAGAATTTTCATTACTTAGGGTAATACAATTTAAATTTTCATTTTTACCTATTAAAATATCAAATCCCTGAAAAATGCGAATATCATATTTTTCATTATTTTCGTATT from Candidatus Arthromitus sp. SFB-mouse-Japan harbors:
- a CDS encoding AAA family ATPase, which gives rise to MKIDLSNEDLFNENVIEFDKKVNFVYGKNGTGKSTITNLLQKQYENNEKYDIRIFQGFDILIGKNENLNCITLSNENSKINKEIEKKESLILENQKKIEEINKKINNPLNNEKNLFSMKEERIAEFKKQKIYIDNALKRFASEIKGCSYKIHEGNKYDINDIKNDIKNMGNNCLLSEYEIDKFNNILKLEKKNLNEIYETPINIIQISNEVEQILKDRVKPQKIISKLNNDPKKSNFAKYGLDIHKVGEKCGFCGSIITADILNELENYFSGTEIKQFENKIEDKCKELEGYKKILESINIDLNNLYTDKNKRVQEIDKKINEKKLYYINLLEKYIQKLKKKRSELFDEIELDLPELLNEDKKLSDYIAEYNKLVREHNSNDLLKIKKEAREKIRYNEIKKYLDGFKYGVEIEKMNNLEYHKKNVEEDYFNKEEARKKLMGEIDNFKKDIINLKNRMKNVEKAVNNINKKLRTFVSFELSLYNENEQKERAFYRVKCLRSSKYRSVKELSTGEKNIIAFLYFIEQFKDIEREVPGSIRVMVFDDPMSSNDDTKQYLIINDLQRIMRKIEREDDKKLIILTHNCHFYLNVKHDRKYEDDKLEYINDNKISKFIKLISDGKKTNIEYVKKREDDFTTSYDLLWKELGNLYNNNASSDILYNPMRRILETYIKFNCLDQGGFYENSPFFKKACDVNSHSIDDFEHDLSGISKIELINDFKSCLEKNHGEKHFKEYSKKYKIHP